The Anguilla rostrata isolate EN2019 chromosome 1, ASM1855537v3, whole genome shotgun sequence nucleotide sequence CAATCAGATTAGGCacgtgggtttttgttttttagtttaatAACTGAACACTATCTGGCTAATAAGGTTATGGTGGTGCAGTAAGCAAAGAGCTTTCTGTGAAATGCTATACATGCAGGCTTGCCGTAAACAATCAATTGAATGTATTATTAGTTGTTTTGCACAATAATTGTCGCTATTATATTTAGCTAATATACTATATATCTTGctatcataaaaatgtaattctgtaaTGATTTAAGATGATAGCTACGTATCATAGCCAAATAAACTACATCCTATTTGAGAGCAGAGAAAGACGCCCCGCTATGGTCAAAAAGAGAAGTTAAACTTTCTATTTTCACCAACAGCATAGTAATACGGATAAGATGGCGGTGCTATTAGGAGACTCGGGGGATGAAAATTACTTCGTTCGTGAGATTGAGAAGAACGATGGATGCTGCTTACAAATGAAACAGTGTAGCACAGGAGACgtgggctgtgtggtgtgggaTGCAGCTATCGTcctttgtaaatatttagagACACGACAGTTTTATGAGCCCCAAAATGGAGTAAACAAATGGGCCAACAAACGCGTTTTGGAATTGGGAGCAGGGACTGGAATTGTGGGACTCATGGCAGCGACACTGGGGTTAGTGTTATAGTTAGCTGTCAATCTATACTAAGAATTGTTGAAGTCATTTCGCATTGCAAGTAGCTATCAGAAATAGGATATTATTTGCTATTCAGAGCAGTTGGTATTGGGCAGCTAATGTAGTTAGCTATGTTGCTATGTTAACCGATGTTCGTTAGCTACCTAGCTTTTGAGTTACATTTCTTGCTATTACGGTGTGTCGTTGcattgctatatatatatatacgttgCGTCTTTTCCTCACGAATCGCTAACTACTTGCAGGCAGTGATTGTATCCACATGCTTTGCAATGCAAGTTAGCTAATAGCTAGCCCCGTATTCAAATTCCTGTTTCCTCTCAGAGCACACGTCACATTGACTGACCTGGAAGATTTACAACGTCTACTGAAAATCAACATCCGGGACAATAAGGCCCTGGTCAGCAGTGGCTCTATCGCAGCAAAGGTACTTAAATGGTTTGTACTCATCCTACCCTTATTTAATGCTTGCCTCTGGATAGTGCTTTGCCCAGAAGCAATAACCTCTGAAGCCATGAGATGatacaaatatgaaatgcaaacaaaagtTATTTTGTACCATGTTATTTTATCTGTAATGTACAGGATCATTGTTTATAAcatcttttttctgttctgctcTAAAGGGGAGAGGATGTGACAGAGTTTTTACCACCTCCTGATTATATTCTAATGGCTGATTGCATTTACTATGAGCAGGTACTGTACCACCCATTCTGATTTGTAACAAATTTCTGTATTATTCTCTGCTTAAAGGGttacttctgttttgttttttttgtttttttgtttttgtattttttattgggCGGGGGCGGCAGTGTTGAtataattttgtgtatttttaagccAACTTCTGTAACTACAAAACTGCCTGGGACAATCAAAAACACttcaactaaaataaaacaaaaaagtgaacCTATCCCTTTATGGTATCGCTCATTggaataaatatgttaaataaaaaatatgttttcttatGAATGGATTCTatgaattcagtttttcaaGCTTACCACTCATgtcatccatttacacagctgtttttcttttcctgtagCTTAAGCACCTTCCTCATGCTAGGTATGATTGCAGTGGTTCTCACAGGAGGTGATCCCACAACATTCCATTCACAAGCCCAGTTACTTGGCAGTTAATTCCCACTATGACCTGTTTTGGTGGAATAATGCATTTGCCAGTTCATAATAATCCACATGGATGACTTGCAGTTCTAGCATCCATTTTGTGCAAATTGGAGTCTCATTGAATCTTCAAAGGGTTTTCAGCAGCACGACCAGAGGTTTACACCCCACAGCAGCAGCCACGATTCCAGTGTCTCGTGCCTGAAAGCCTGGTGTTTCCTTATTCCTGCAGTCTTTGGAGCCACTGGTGAAGACTCTGAGAGATCTTGCTGGACCAGAGACCTGTGTAATCTGTTGCTATGAGCAGCGCACCATGGGCAACAACCCAGAAGTGGAGAAGCAATTCTTCCAGGTGAGCGAACATCGATCAGCAAACCTTTCTCTACAATAGGGCACTATAAATTTAGTTGTGTTTGCACCATTTGAGAATATATAGAATAGCTCTCCTAAGATTGCTACAACACTGGTTGGAATAGCACACTGAAATCACACCTCTGTTAAACACGTTAAATTTTGAGTTTAGCCTGTCAGGTCTTAAAAGAGACAATTTGCTATTTCAGAATGTATTCGATTTACTAATTCAACATCAGTGACTTTGCAATCCAGATTGTTAGTCATGCTGTATGACTGGGGCATCTCTTTCCCACTGAATTTAGCTTGCTTGGAACCTCCATGGTCTTGCTTGTGTTTTCAAAGCTGAAGATAGTTTTTCCTTTCCAAAATCAGAGCTGCAGGCCTTCCTTCCACACTTACACTCATCTTTTCCATCCACATCCGAGAGGGAGGCTTTTGATTGGTTCTACTGTAAGGGAGTCTGTGGTTGGTGTTTACTTCTTGTCTCATTAATGTTCTTCCATCTGTTTTGGCCAGCTTCTACTGCAACACTTCAGGTCGGAGAAGATCCCCGAAGAGAGCCAGGACCCAGAGTTCAGCAGCCCAGACATTCACATCCTGCACCTTTACCCACTGGCCTGATGTTGCACTTGGGGCCTCTCGTATAGGAAGTGCCTGCTTCAatacagagagctgtctttgcCCAGTGATACCCAGGAGAAAGGTTTGAGGCTTAGCACTCAGCCAATGTCCAGAGCCAGCAGGTGAAGCAAGGCTTACAGTGAAGGATCAGGCTACTGCTCGCGGTTCTCTTACACACTCCCTTCAGCATAACATCTCATCACCTACAGTACTTCTGGGAGTGGACTCACTTTGAAAGCGCATGTGATTTTGCCTCCTTGTGAGTTTTATTACTTGGGGGTTGAGTTTTTGTATATAATAAATTTGGATTTTTATACTATGACTTGGATTAAGTAAAGGTTTGGATTGACTGAGACACTGTGCTTTACCAGTCCATGCAACAGAAACATGTGGAAGCACAGCCCAAATAAAATTCAGCAATATGTGAATACgactcaaaatgaaaatgtgtgctcAAATTTAAATCCCAGTTGTAAGATGacaattaatttgcatatggaaatataaaatatgaaaatatctaaaatgtctAAGGGTGTCATCACATACACCTCTACTGACCTTTGTGGTGTATTTCCTTGTTTTGATAGCCTCACAATGCAGATCATTGTAAAGCTTCAGGAAGGTGCGAGCTCTTTTGAATTTGATTGTCATCGCTTCCTCAAATCCATCTGTGTGAATTCCATTTTTTGCGCTCAATAAAGTGAAAGGCCTCTGTTGTTTGCTGTGGTTTTACAGTGAGAAATGCAATGGGGTGTATGATTCACATTCTGTGCTTGAGGTAGCATTGCATCACTAGCTCGGTGGAGCACAGCATCGCGCTGTCTGCTCTGTGCGCGAGTGCACGGTGATCAGCCTAACCTGAGCCTCGGAGCGCTGGCCTGGCGTGAACTCTGTGCTCCTACTCAATGACGCAGCGCCTCATGCGGCTCTTTCTGACGCAGTAACGCATGCATTATTGGAGTAGGTGAAAGTGTCACATCTGCTTTTGGGAGTGCATTCACTTCATTGCCTGTCAAGAGGCTCACAAAACCCTCTTTCTCCTGACAATTCACTGTAAGTGTTCCTGGCAAATGCTTACTGCTTTGGCCACTGGAGGGCAGTGGTAGTTCATTAAATCATCAATTGAGGTGAACAGTGCCTGAACAGTGCTTCATATGTCTATAAATTATATATGGGTGAATATGTTAATAAGAATGGGCCTTTCCTTATTTTCACGATGATGCTTATAGTGTCACACAAACCTGATTTATCATGATTGGTCCATGAGGACGAACCACAAGGCAATGCTTTCCATGTTGCAGTTTTTCAGGACAGCTTTGGTCTGAGATACCAAATTCCTTTCATCACCTGATAGTGGCCCTTGATCTGTGTACATGTTGCAGGTTTCTTAAGAACAGAAAGACTCCAAAAACCCACAGGCACTGTGATCCACCAGGACATCCTTTTTGTAAAGCACGGTGAAGCTGAGGGGTCCAAACCTGGCCCTGGAGAACCAGGGTGtctgccatttttttatttttagtcccCCTAcgtctctccctttccctctcaaaTAGAACGCTTCCTCTGCACTTGTGAACTAAGAGGATTTTTTCAAACACTTCAAATTTTGAGGGATATTATTGTCAATTTATTGCGTGAGCAGCAGACCAAGTGAACGTCTGAATATCTCAAAAcagttattattataaattcatAGAAAAAATTCAGGATTTGTGTGGGAAGAAGCTGCCAGTAGTAGCATCCAATACCTGGTCAGAAATGCACAGCAGGCAAGCTGGATTGAATGGTTCATTGCAGTCCATGGTTCTGCAGTGAGCACACTGATTTAGACGCAGCAGACCCAAGCTTGGCAGGACAACATTTGTGGCTGTAAATAGTGCCCTTACACCATCTGTgcttccctcacacacacacacacacacacacacacataattggacatacagacatacacgtGTCTGCTACACTGAGCTGAGGCAGACTTCCACGTAGATGTACcatgtgaaaacatttcagatcTTGCCCCTGTCACAATGAAGGCACCCCACTGAGTCAACAGGTTTGGGTCTTCCCTCAATAGCCTCCCCTGCCATCTTCAAGCACTATTCCTCTCCATAAGTGtccaggggagggggaggggtggtggtaAGTAGTAATAAGGCAAGAGATTAATTGCCATTTGTTGCCTTTCCTATAAATAGCCAAAGCGGCTCAGTTGAGGTAATTATCCCCCATGCCCTCCTCTCTATATTTTCCTGGCGCAAAAGAGCTATTAGGATCACAGCAGTACAGTTGCGATTCCCTCTGGTTGCCGTGGAGAGGATATGTTTAGCCTAATTGCTTTGACAGAGAGCTGGTGCTGAGTCCTCCCAGGGTGATGGCAAAAGAGCCTGGGGGGTAGATGGAACAGATGAGGGGCAGGATAGGGGTGTCACTCAGAAGGGTACTGGTGTCCATTGAACCCCCCACAAGTATACTCTGCTTCTTCTTCCGTTTGTTCTTTCCAACATACATGAGCCCTGAACCGTGCCCTCATATTCAGAGCAAGAAAAAATCAAACCCACCATTGTGGGCCACAACAGCCCTGGTTTTAGCTTTAAATAGCTGCTCATTTCAACGTATGAATCCCAAGAGTTCCCAAATGAGGATATCGATGAGAGGACAGTCTGGTAGAGCAAGGAATGCTGTCATTCTCAGCCTTACAGTTCAGAGTTTCCCGACCCTGTTTAGATGTGTTCCCACAGGAAGCTGGAGGCATGAACCTAGATGCTAAAATTCCTGGGTATAGCATTCTTTGGCGGTTCTACTGAGAGGAATGAGAAGATTTTGCCATTGGCCTGGGGAAGCTGCTTAGTGATACAAGCTTAAGGCCAGCAGATGGCACTgttcacacaaaacaaatacatgatGAAATGTTGCCTATATGGGAGACTGAAAGTTCCTcgtgcatttgcatgtatgaAATCTGGATTGCATTCTACAATTCTGTGCTCTTTTCTTGCACTTACCACAGAATGGGAGGGAATTAGACTGATGAAGTTCATTGACAGGAAACATTCCAACCAACTGTTTTTGACAGGCATACTTCCTTGGTGACAGTTGCCATGAGAAGCCACaacttcctctctcttcctccgtATTACTAATCTCTGTCAGAAGGGAGAGCATGTGTCATACTCACTGTCCCTACTGGGGGATTTTTAGTAGTTATCACTAAGAAGTTCCATCAGGTAGATGAATAAGTCAACTGACCCCACGGTTTCTATCTCTTCAACTGGTCCGCTGCAGAGGCAGGtgacagagaacagagaaagtGACTAGGCCGTGATGTTTCCCCATTCCCCCAGCCACTCTGATTGGTGCTTGGTGACCTCATGTGGCAAGCAGGAAGAGTTCAGCGAGCATGCTGCACACTAAGCATAACGTCCAGCACACAGGGGCAGCGTCCGCCACCAGgtctcacacgcgcgcacaaacAGGACGTGGTCCTGTGTGCCCGGCAATGCAGGCCGCTTATATCTGGGACCCGGATCCCCTCTTTAGTCTGTGAGATCCCATTTTAGCCTCAAAGAATAAAGAGACAGATGAGGCTTTCTGCTGACTGTGCTCTGAAAGGCACAAGCTTGCACGTTTCGAATGGCAGGCCCAACAGACGGATTCTTTCCTGTTGCAGCGTGCTCATACCTTCGCACAAACATTATTGTATAGCATTCCATTCGAACGTGGTTTAGATGTTCAGTCAAATACAATCAACTGTACATTAAATGTTGGTATTCAGTTTTTACAGGGCGGGGTTGGAAGCCCTTCCTCCTCATACAGCGATGGTGtttcaaattgaaaattgaCATACTGTGCATCTTATGCCTCTTTTATATAAGATTTGTAActccctgttttgtttttatcaggGCAGATATTAATTTACCTATTTAACTCCAACAAATGGTAAGTCAAAAAAATGGAGGCGGTGGTATAAATGACTCAGACCTCTGTGCCAAGTCCCTCTGGATGCTAATTTTACAGATCATACTTATGCATACATTGTCACACTTGATAAATGAGACGTGAGATGCTAACAGTACATAACAATTTATATATCCAGGGTTTATAATACAATGATGATAAGATGATTGAGAAATTGTGTCGCTTTTAACCTTTTAGCCACAGCATTGAAGATTAAATGGCATTATTACAGTTCCAGCACTGTAGTCCTGGAACTGTAATAATGTAAGTCCTTCtctccccattcccccccccctctctctctctctctctctccctctggagAAATATAGGAGTGCCCTGACCACAGAAGATTGGAGGATACTGCaagaggggggaagtggggacACTGACACGGAGGAGCTGTTTCCCAGGTTGCTGCTGAAACCTGCCACTGCAGAGAGAAACTGCCCTGTAGAAGCTGCCCTTGTGTTAGCATGCAGCGGACTTGCAGAGGAAAGTTCTCCTTGGGGTTGTACCAGTCAATGCTTTAGTCTCTCTCATGAACCCCACAGTGGGCAGGGGCTGCCCTTTCTGAGGTGTCAGAGAGACAATTTCCACTGATTGAAAGACTGTGTTAGGCTAGGCTGGGTTCCCTTTCAAGCATGGTTAGCTCGTCGGTGGCAAAACTTGGGGAAGTGTTCATAGTTCCggcaagaaaagaagaaaagtggGCTGCATTGTTAATTTCTTGCTGGGGCAGGCTAAGATGGCCATGCACCtcagcagaaagaaaaaagtagaaaCGGGGGTTAACGGTTAACATCATTGAGATGTATAAATCTCTTGAGTTGTTATTGATTAAATAAAGATGCAGAATCTAGGGTTTTTTCAGGATAGTTGGTGTCATGGGGAGGCTATGTGTAATCTGGAGGGAGGAGATGTAATATTTAGCAACATACTGAGATGATGGAGATACAAATGATCGTGTGTTTCTTTCTGTAAAGGTTTACATTCTGTTGCTTTGTTTGactttttctcctttcctttttcttgttcctttttcactttgtttctttttttgtatgtgcgTCTTGGTATTTGATTTggtggtttctttatttttactgttgctGAATGGCTATAGGTATTGTACAATAAAAGTTTGTTAAAacccaaactctctctctccctccttctccttatcctcctctcttttctctcctctgtcatt carries:
- the vcpkmt gene encoding protein-lysine methyltransferase METTL21D, whose translation is MAVLLGDSGDENYFVREIEKNDGCCLQMKQCSTGDVGCVVWDAAIVLCKYLETRQFYEPQNGVNKWANKRVLELGAGTGIVGLMAATLGAHVTLTDLEDLQRLLKINIRDNKALVSSGSIAAKVLKWGEDVTEFLPPPDYILMADCIYYEQSLEPLVKTLRDLAGPETCVICCYEQRTMGNNPEVEKQFFQLLLQHFRSEKIPEESQDPEFSSPDIHILHLYPLA